The DNA window GATTGGATGTGGCAGGTGGTAGGCATTGGAGAAAAGCTGTTTTGGAAAGTAATAGTCCGGGGCCCAGCGCGGTAGCtcgagcctataatcccagcactttgggaggctgaggcaggtggatcatctgaagtcaggagttcgacaccagcctggccaacatggtgaaaccctgtctctactaaaaacacaaaaattagccaggcatggtggtgtgcgcctgtaatcctagctacttgggaggctgagacaagagaattgcttgaacctgagaggcagaggctgcagtgggctgagattgggccactgcactccagcctgggtgacagagcaagactgtctcaaaaaaaaaaaaagtatagtggTTTGGAGCAGGAAAGACCAGGCCTTTTTCGCTGCCCTCCGTCCCTCCTCCCCCCAAGACAATGCAAGACCGTGGTGTGGGTAAGAGGGGTTGGGGAGAGCCCACAGGAGCTTCAAGCCCTGGCCTCGGTTTCAGACATCTCCTATCTGCTTACCCTTTTTTCTCTCCTCAGTCCCCTGCCTCAAGATTCTCCTCAGCAAAGGCCTggggctgggcattgtggctggCTCACTTCTCGGTATGTCTCTTACCTTTCTTTCCTGCTGTTGGGTTGAGGTGGAGGTTCTGAGAGGCCGTCAGCTGTGTGGGCGTTCATTCTGTAGCTGTTGTGTTGCATCCCAAAGAATGGAGACTCCTCAGTCCTACTTTTCTCATCTTTCCCCTAGTAAAGCTGCCCCAGGTGTTTAAAATCCTGGGAGCCAAGAGTGCTGAAGGATTGAGTCTCCAGTCTGTAATGCTGGAGCTAGTGGCATTGACTGGGACCATGGTCTATAGCATCACTAACAACTTCCCATTCAGGTGAGGGGCCCACTCTTCCTCCCCAAGGGTAATACCCACAACTCTAATGGGGATTAAGGTGAGGGAGGTTACAGGGCAGGAAAGTCGCCAGGCCGGGTGGCTCGTGcctttaaccccagcactttgggaggccaaggtgggtggatcacctgaggtcaggagttcaaaaccagcctggccaacatggtgaaaccctgtctctactaaaaatacaaaattagccgggtgtggtggtgggcacctgtaatcccagctacttgggaggctgaggcaggagaatcactcgaacctgggagacagaggttgcagtgagctgagattgtgccactgcactccagcctgtgcaagaagatctggagttttttttttgaaactctgtctcaaaaaaaaagggatgaGGGACCAGGAAAGTTTTAAGCCCTTTTAGAAACCTAATCATCACCAATGGAGGTGACCTTGAGAAGGGGTGAGCATCCCAAGAATGGCCACGATTGAGAATGAGCCAATCCCGTGTGGGGGCCAGAGACACATGATCAGAGCATGGTGTCCCTGGATGGAGGGGCTATGGAGGCTTTCCCTGCCTCTTTCTAGGCCCACCTTTCTTCCTCCCAACTCTTGACTGCAGCTCTTGGGGTGAAGCGTTATTCCTGATGCTCCAGACGATCACCATCTGCTTCCTGGTCATGCACTACAGAGGACAGACTGTGAAAGGTGCTGGGGACTTCCCTAAAAGCAGGCTGTGTGGCTCCTGGGAACCCTGCTGGGAACTCAGGCCTGGAAAGCCAAATGATGTTGGGAGATTGACAAGGACTCCTGTCTCCCCACCCCTAGGTGTCGCTTTCCTCGCTTGCTACGGCCTGGTCCTGCTGGTGCTTCTCTCACCTCTGACGCccttgactgtagtcaccctgctcCAGGCCTCCAATGTGCCTgctgtggtggtggggagggtgggTACCAGGAGCAAGGGACAAGATGTTGGGGCGCAGGGTGGAGGGGAAAGAGTGGAAGGTCAAAGCGTGGGGGTGTTGGACTTGGGGGAGTATGGGAGGAGCTCAGGTGACAGAGCCAAAGGTCTCAACTCCTCCCCTAGCTTCTCCAGGCAGCCACCAATTACCACAATGGGCACACAGGCCAGCTCTCAGCCATCACAGTCTTCCTGCTGTTTGGGGGCTCCCTGGCCCGAATCTTCACTTCCATTCAGGTGAGTGCAACATCTTCCTTCTAGAAGGCACTAAAACCTCATCTTCTCCCAGCTAAGGGCCAAAGCTGCCCCGTCAGGATCCTTTGTCCATAAG is part of the Chlorocebus sabaeus isolate Y175 chromosome 16, mChlSab1.0.hap1, whole genome shotgun sequence genome and encodes:
- the MPDU1 gene encoding mannose-P-dolichol utilization defect 1 protein isoform X2, coding for MAAEADGPLKRLLVPILLPEKCYDQLFVQWDLLHVPCLKILLSKGLGLGIVAGSLLVKLPQVFKILGAKSAEGLSLQSVMLELVALTGTMVYSITNNFPFSSWGEALFLMLQTITICFLVMHYRGQTVKGVAFLACYGLVLLVLLSPLTPLTVVTLLQASNVPAVVVGRLLQAATNYHNGHTGQLSAITVFLLFGGSLARIFTSIQETGDPLMAGTFVVSSLCNGLIAAQLLFYWNARPPHRQKKAE
- the MPDU1 gene encoding mannose-P-dolichol utilization defect 1 protein isoform X6 translates to MAAEADGPLKRLLVPILLPEKCYDQLFVQWDLLHVPCLKILLSKGLGLGIVAGSLLGPPFFLPTLDCSSWGEALFLMLQTITICFLVMHYRGQTVKGVAFLACYGLVLLVLLSPLTPLTVVTLLQASNVPAVVVGRLLQAATNYHNGHTGQLSAITVFLLFGGSLARIFTSIQETGDPLMAGTFVVSSLCNGLIAAQLLFYWNARPPHRQKKAE
- the MPDU1 gene encoding mannose-P-dolichol utilization defect 1 protein isoform X1; protein product: MAAEADGPLKRLLVPILLPEKCYDQLFVQWDLLHVPCLKILLSKGLGLGIVAGSLLVKLPQVFKILGAKSAEGLSLQSVMLELVALTGTMVYSITNNFPFSSWGEALFLMLQTITICFLVMHYRGQTVKASPGSHQLPQWAHRPALSHHSLPAVWGLPGPNLHFHSGNWRSPDGWDLCGLLSLQRPHRRPAALLLECKASPQAEKGGVEPAPGVIPFPLIHPTSGFSPSEPACWCDLLILHSSAFADFLSQGWL
- the MPDU1 gene encoding mannose-P-dolichol utilization defect 1 protein isoform X4; its protein translation is MDRLNGCSCRFFYLRNATTNFSFSGTCFTSPASRFSSAKAWGWALWLAHFSLPQVFKILGAKSAEGLSLQSVMLELVALTGTMVYSITNNFPFSSWGEALFLMLQTITICFLVMHYRGQTVKGVAFLACYGLVLLVLLSPLTPLTVVTLLQASNVPAVVVGRLLQAATNYHNGHTGQLSAITVFLLFGGSLARIFTSIQETGDPLMAGTFVVSSLCNGLIAAQLLFYWNARPPHRQKKAE
- the MPDU1 gene encoding mannose-P-dolichol utilization defect 1 protein isoform X3, translated to MDRLNGCSCRFFYLRNATTNFSFSGTCFTSPASRFSSAKAWGWALWLAHFSLPQVFKILGAKSAEGLSLQSVMLELVALTGTMVYSITNNFPFSSWGEALFLMLQTITICFLVMHYRGQTVKASPGSHQLPQWAHRPALSHHSLPAVWGLPGPNLHFHSGNWRSPDGWDLCGLLSLQRPHRRPAALLLECKASPQAEKGGVEPAPGVIPFPLIHPTSGFSPSEPACWCDLLILHSSAFADFLSQGWL